The Brumimicrobium sp. genomic interval TTTCAGAGATAGCTAATGATGATATTATTCGATTTAACAATGAGTATATATTGAAACGAAAATTATCGAGTACCTATCAGAATCAATTTGTTAATGGGTTGAAGTTATTTTTTAAAACAGTAGAAAATAAAAAGATGGAGTTAGAACTTATTCATAGACCTAGGGTAGAACGAAAATTACCACATGTTTTAAGCAAAGAAGAAGTAAAGGCCATTCTCACGGCTCATTCTAATATGAAACATCGGGTAATGTTAAGTTTGATTTACGCTTGTGGGTTAAGACGAAGTGAATTACTCAACTTAAAGCCTGAGGATATACTCTCCGACAGGCATTTAATCCACGTTTACCAATCAAAAGGGAAGAAAGATAGAATAGTTCCGATAAGTGATAAGATTATTGAAATGCTTCGGGAATATTATCGAGTTTATCGTCCTAAAATCTGGATGTTTGAGGGGCAGGAGCCAGGCATGCAGTATTCATCGAGAAGTTTACAATTGGTCTTTAAAAACGCACTCATAAAAGTAAAAATCAAGAAACCAGCCACACTACATTGGTTAAGGCATAGCTATGCAACTCACTTATTAGAATCAGGGACAGACATTCGGTATATTCAAGAGCTATTAGGGCACAATAGTTCACGTACAACTGAAATTTATACACATGTAAGTAACAGAAATATACAGCAGATTAGAAGTCCTTTTGATGATTTGTAATAAAACATTTAGTTACTCCAAAATTTTGATTATATTTGGTTTAAAATAAACGAAACGGAGTTGCGCCAAGTTGACAAGTAATTGTTATTAAGGCGAAATGATGTTGCGTGTATAAATAAGTTGTGCGTCAGTTTAAAACAAACCATTCAAATAATATGAGCAAATACGGAGACATTCAATATTTAATAGACAGACCTGAACCAAGTGAAATCTTCCTTCGGGCAAGACATATGGCAGGTGTTCAATTACAAGAACAATTTAGTGCTAACAACGACAAGACTGTCAACTCAAGTTATGACGGTTTCAAATGGATAAAAGCAGAATTGACATACCCTTCATTTGACAACCTAACATTTGCTTATAAGAATTCAATTTTTTCAGTTGTCATTGAATTGATAGACGACAAAGGAAGTTCAATGACAAGACAACAAAAAGACCGACTTTTGAAAGCTTGCGAAGAAAATAACTTAATTCCTTGCACTTTTAGACTTAAGTTCAGAGAAAAAACGGACAATTTTTTAGGAAAACTGATTGATAATAAAGACCAGCTTGACTATGAGTTGACACCATTAGAACAAGGCTGGAACTTGTATGACGTAAAGACAAATCAAAAAGTAAATCCATTAAATATTGCAAGTAATGAAAAGACAAGAATGTCAAAATGGGAATTAAGCAACTTTGCAATTCAAATTGTGAGAAATGATTTGGAAAAAGAAGGAAATGAAGTTTTGTCATTCTGCGACTTACCAGAAGTAAATCCACAAATTTGGTTTAAAAACAAAAAAGGTGAGACAGGTTGGGTAATTGTGAAACACATTAAAAATGATAATGACTTGGACTACAGGGAATGGGTAGGTCTTGAAGATAAAAGTCCACAATTGAAACCTTTTGACGGATATTTTGCGTCTGTTCAAATAATTCCTTCAGTTGGCTGGAATGGAGTAACAGAATTCACTCCTGACTTATACAGAGGTGACGGAATGTATGTTAATTACAAGGGTCTTGAACGAATTTATGTGTCGTAAAAAAACAATTAAAATTAAAATATAAATATGGGATTATTAAACTTTTTTAGAAAACCAAAAAAAACTGAATTGCAAAATACAGTTGATGAGATTTATAAAGATTTGTTTCCAAATGGAGAAAAAGATTTAAAAACTGGTATAGACTTTTTATTGCAATTAACAAGCAATAAACTCTCTTATACAGAAGCGAGATTAATATACATTAAATCATTTTCTCTTTCTAAGATTTCTAAAGATTTTAGTATTGAAAGATTAACGCAACATTTAAACGGTCAACCAATCAATTATTTTTCAAAAAAACAGATTGAAGAGTATTTTGTATTTTTAATGAAGCAAAATGGTATAAATGTTCATTTATTGAGTAATGATGAATATTACGAAAAAATGTTTCAGTCTTTACTCGATGAGTTCAATTTTTTCTATCCAGAAATCGTAACTTTAAATACCTCTTTTGATTTTTTTACAGATAATGGCAAAGTTATAGTCCAAAAAGACAATCAAATTGGTTTTATATCCTCTAATTCTTTTAATTGGCTTAGATACGTGTATAAGAATAACGATACATTACATAAAAAAATTATCACTTTATTTTCCGAAAAAAATACAGGAAATTATTCTGAGCTTAAATCACAAATTTTAAAACAATTCCGCCATAAAGATAAAGATATAAACGCTTTTTTAGATAATGAAAAAAATACTATAGAATTATACAAGATACTTTCTGCTTATAATGTATTTATTGATAAATCAGTAAATAGTTTACTAAATGTTTATAAAA includes:
- a CDS encoding site-specific integrase, with protein sequence MKAKPIIHHEQKRIALYFEYDIEKIKEIKQLRGAKWSYNLRAWHIPDTSEYRKLFRLPLYHEEILSISSVNKLTHFEKWLLSKRYSANTIKTYIDVVRVFLIFFKDKAISEIANDDIIRFNNEYILKRKLSSTYQNQFVNGLKLFFKTVENKKMELELIHRPRVERKLPHVLSKEEVKAILTAHSNMKHRVMLSLIYACGLRRSELLNLKPEDILSDRHLIHVYQSKGKKDRIVPISDKIIEMLREYYRVYRPKIWMFEGQEPGMQYSSRSLQLVFKNALIKVKIKKPATLHWLRHSYATHLLESGTDIRYIQELLGHNSSRTTEIYTHVSNRNIQQIRSPFDDL